The Lycium barbarum isolate Lr01 chromosome 11, ASM1917538v2, whole genome shotgun sequence genome contains the following window.
TGCCAGTTGCTTCTTCGAGTTTGAGCTCGGAATCCCTTTTCAGAGTGTCATACAATGACTCAAGCTCTATGCTTCGAGCTGTTGCTTGCTCCAAAACATTTCCTTGTTGCTCTAGCTGCTCTTCTGCTGATTTGAGCTTCTCCATCACCTCACTCTCTCTCAATCCAGCAGCATTAAGATTGTTCTCAATACTTTCCAGTTTCTGTTGTGTGGCATTCAATTCATTACGCAGGACCTCAAGCAAGTTTTCTGTTTCAGCTAGTTTTTCAATTGAATTCCTGTACACATCCTCTATGTTACTCTTCTCCTCTGTCACACTGTTCAGGCGTTGACTCAattccttctccttctccttggTCTCCGCCAACGCAACCTCAAGGCTTGATGATTTTGTTTGAATGTCTCTACTTCTGCTTCAAGCTCAGATACCCTGTCAGAGTGCTTCTTTGATTCTGCTTCTGCCGCCACACATTTCTTCTCTAATGTGCTTATTTGTTCTTCAAGCTCCTGAATTCTACATTTCTCTGTTTCGAGCAATAGCTCCAAATCACTCACCTTTTTGCTCGTTTCCTCTACTTTTGAGTGTGATACCAGCATCAAGTCCTCTAATTCACGGTTGCGTTGATGGGTGGTGTTGGCCCGACCTTCATGCTCAGCACACTTGTCAGCAACACTTTTAAGCTCCGCTTCAAGTTCTGAATTACGACCAGTTGATCTGACCAACTCAGAATCAAAATGAGCAATCTTCTCCTCGTACTCCTGCAATCTTCTCAAGCTCTCCCATCTTTTTCTTGCTTCCAGGGTCTTCTGAAGGGTGGCATTTAGTTCAGAAACTTTCCCCGAGAACTCCTCTAGTTCCCTCTTCGTATCATTGCTTTTCAGTTCCGCCAGAATTATTTGCTGTTCTAACTCCACATTCCTTTCTTCAGCTGCAGCACAGCGATTCTCCATTTCTTTAAACTGCGattttgcttcttctatagcaGTATTGGCGATTTTTAGCTTGTCCTCAAGCTCAACATTTTTCTGGTTAGCTGTAGTTACGGCATATGCAGATTCACGGTAAAGCTGTTCCAATGATTTCAGTTTAGCTTCAATATCTTCCTTTAAACCTACTTCCTTCTGAAGCTTCAACTTTGTGTCTTCCAACTCAGATAACTtagcccgaagatcttctttacTGGATGATAATAGAAGATCAAGAGCCGAAATATCCTCCTTTAACTGAGACTCAGAAGCTTTTCTCCTGTCCAGCTCTTGGCTTAATTCATCTATACGAGCTTCTTTTGATGCAAGTTTCTTCTCAAAATCCAAGGCCCTCTTTGTCTCTGATTCTGCAAGTGAGCTACTTTGTTTGTACAACTCCTCAAACTTGCGGGCCTCACTCGCAGAAGTCAGCAGCTCTTTCTCAAGCTCTCCCATCTTTTTCTTTGAGCTTTCAAACTCGAGGCTAAGTCTGTCAAATGCCACCTTAACCTTAACATGCTCTTTGCTCTTCAATTCGTGAGCTTGCAATGCCTCTTGCAATGCTTTAAGCTCAGTGTTACATCTCTTTTCTGCTTCGGCACTCTGCTTTTGCAATTTCTTGTGATCAAGTTCAAGCCCTTCAAATTTCTTTGCAGTTTCCTCCAACTTCTCTTTTGTGAAAGACAATTCATCTTTTAACTTCAGATTTTGAGCTTCAAGGTTTCTTTCTTCTGTTTGGACACTCGACAATTCACGCCTTAAATTCGATATTTGAGATTCAAGGTTTTCTTTTTCTGCTCGGACCCTCGACAATTCACAGTGTAAATTCGATATTTGAGATTCAAGGTTTGCTTTTTCTCTTTGGATACTCTCAagtgggtttgttgttgttgttggtgatgGTGGTGGTGTTGTTGGTGTACTCTGTGTGTCCCCCATTTCTACCTTCGATTGTCAAACAGGATTAATATGTACACGCACAACAAAAGATTTATCCCTTCCACTACAGATAGCTGCTGTCAATTTAGTTAAAAGAAAAAGGCCTAATGGATATGCAGCCTCCTAAATTTGTCCATTTTTTCCATTTTGATACCTCAACTAAGTGTCATTCCCATTGAACTCCTGAACTTAGGCTCAAGTGTGTCAATCAAACACAATCCAACTTACATAACACatatggtgagtttcattttCTTTAGCCTTGCGATTGAACGTCAATCGCATCCTACGTGAAAAATTCAACAAATTAAAGCTCCCCACTCATTTTAATTAGggataatttcagagacctcccTCAAAGTTTCGCTTCGTTCTGCTCACCTCCCCTTCAGTTTACGATATTACGCTTACCTCCTTTATTTTAGTTTTTTTGTAACAATTATTTTAACCTATTTATTATTAACATgaaaaattataatttgactagtTTACCCTTTTTAATGGTAAACcctttaattaattatttcttttGGAATATCTTCTCTGCTACAAGTTCTTTAAAAATGAAAAGGAACTCCCTTTTACTCAAAGCCCTCCCTAATTTTCTCTTCTAATATTCGTTCCACGTTCTTCATCCTCATGGCTTCAGTTTTAGAGTTTCATGTGCAAAAGAATCAGAGCAAGCTAAAAAATTTAGAGATAGTAATaaatgcattgcattgcatcaatTACAGTATGAtatagattataaaggaaataaattTTCAATTTTGTGGCAAAAGTTGAACAAAATGAACGTTCTGTTCGAATCCTCCAAAGAGGGTAGGGATTAAAAGATGAATAATTGGTATGGAGGTTCTGTTGACAATTCAGTTTCCAAATCCACACTGCTTGGTTCTTTGAGATTAGTTCATAATTTCAAAGGTTATTAATCGAATAAATGAAAAGTGCAGGTAGGGATTTGAAAAATGCAGCAAACTACTTCGGATGTTTGTTGTGCAGAAAAAGGGCACCATGAATATGCTTTTTTACCATATGTTTGTAGGAATATTTAGGGCATTTTATTTGGATGACTTTGAATTTTGTAATGAATTACAGTGTATGGCTCAATATCCGGTGAAGCTCATTTGATAGTTGATGTACACAGGTAAGAACTTGGAGATGTAAGCACAAATTTTCCTTTCACTAAATTCAAATTTAAAATCTAGCGTATTTGTGATGTTTTTATTTCAAGGGAATTTTCTAAAGAGCATCTTTACAAATTTATTAGTAAGGGCAAATTTGGTAtattgtaattttttattttaatgataattaggtaaaaagaattgttataaaaaaaaactaaaataaggGAGATCAGCGTAATAACGTAAACCAAAAGGGAGGTGAGTGAAACAAAGCGAAACGTGGAGGGAGGTCTCCGAAATTTTTAATTTATGCACATCACGCATTTTAAAATGGGTGTggtgttttaattggttgaatttttcACCGACGATGCGATTGACATTCACGCGCAAAGCTAAACAAAATGAAATTATCATATATGTTACTACGAAAATTGAATTGTGTTTAATAGACACACGTGAGGCCAAGTTCAAGGGTTCAATAGAAACAATACTTAGTCaaggtgccaaaatgaaagaaagagacAAGTTTAAGGAGCTGCAAATGTATTAAGCCAAGGAAAAAAGTACTAAAAAGGTAGGTAGGTCAAGTgccaattaaaaaaaatattaggagtatGACAAAGTAAATAATAATAGCAAAAACACGATCAGCTCACAGTCACATCATCACAGATCTAACAAATAAGAAATTCTGCCAACTCCAGATGCAAAgttgaattctttttttttttcgtcttACAAAATAAATGGGGACAATTTGTAAACTTAAAAGTGTACATTCAGATTCACTTTGTTGTGAGGCCTCACATAACTATTAGTATTAGATGTTATAGTCTATTGCTTTGTAGTTACTTAACTTACTACTAAGAGATATGCCAAAATGTTTACTTCAGATTTCACCTTTTGTTAAAATTTACTTTCCTTTCGCTTCATGATTTAATGGTGGTAGAAATAtttacttcctttttttttactaGCAATATTCTAGAATAATAAGTTTCCTTCTAAGTCTAGTTACTATATTAATTATAGGATATTTAGTTTAGTATTTATAAGGAAAATatgtatttttctttattttattttctttatgtcTCTATAAATACAGAGGTAGGGTTTTTTCTATGCAAGAAACAATTCAAGAATCAATACAAAGAGTTTTAGTTTATTCTCTCTTCAATTTGCTCTCTTGCATTTTTCATTCCATaacagtggtatcagagccaaatTCATTCATCTCAATGGATCTGTGATTTCATTGAAGAAGAACGACTTTCAACCACTTTTAATCAATTTTCAACCCAATTTTAACCCTTGAATTTATTTTTAACGTCGGGCTACTTTAAACCAATTTTAACCCTTGCTTTTATTTTTAACGTAGGGCTTATTTTTAACCCGTGTTCACTCTCAACTCACCGGGCTCCAATAATTTTCACTAGTGTTCACTCTCAACCCACCGGGCTCCAATTTTTAACCAATACTTGTTTTAATCCATATAAATTTTATGTACACCTTTTTTGAACCATGTCAAGCATCAATATATCTTTGAATGCGCTCCACAAATCTTTATTGACGAAAAGTGAAAACCATCACAATTGTCAGTGAAGATGaagttaaaaaataattttacacGACTttcaagaagaaggagaagaatcaGGTCTTCAGACACAAATTGGATACACCAACTTGAGTTTGAGGGGGAATGTTAAAATTTACTTTCCTTCCGCTTCATGATTTAATTAGTGGTAGAAATATTTACTTTCTTTTTTTCACTAAGAATATTCTAGAATATTTAGTTTCCTTCTAAGTGTAGTTACTACACTAATTATAGAATATTTAGTTTAGTATTTATgaggaaaatatatattttctttttattttattctctttATGTCTATAAATAGAGAGGTAGGGTTTTGTTTTTCTACGTAAGAAACAATTCAAGAATCAATACAAAGAGTTTTAGTTTATTATCTCTTCAATTTTCTCTCTCGCTTTTTTCATTCCATAACACCCTTATTACTATTGCTTTCTTCGACATTCCATTGCCTTTTAGTGAATTTAATGGTAAAAGAAATTTAAAACTAATTGAGTCTTAAGCATCACGGCGTCAGAACTTTATAGTCAAAATAATGAGTAGAAAAGTAGAACCATATTAGCTCAAATTATTCCGCGGCATAGTGTCATATTACTAGGTTTTCTCATGTCTTATGGTATAAaagattattttc
Protein-coding sequences here:
- the LOC132620199 gene encoding uncharacterized protein LOC132620199, coding for MGDTQSTPTTPPPSPTTTTNPLESIQREKANLESQISNLHCELSRVRAEKENLESQISNLRRELSSVQTEERNLEAQNLKLKDELSFTKEKLEETAKKFEGLELDHKKLQKQSAEAEKRCNTELKALQEALQAHELKSKEHVKVKVAFDRLSLEFESSKKKMGELEKELLTSASEARKFEELYKQSSSLAESETKRALDFEKKLASKEARIDELSQELDRRKASESQLKEDISALDLLLSSSKEDLRAKLSELEDTKLKLQKEVGLKEDIEAKLKSLEQLYRESAYAVTTANQKNVELEDKLKIANTAIEEAKSQFKEMENRCAAAEERNVELEQQIILAELKSNDTKRELEEFSGKVSELNATLQKTLEARKRWESLRRLQEYEEKIAHFDSELVRSTGRNSELEAELKSVADKCAEHEGRANTTHQRNRELEDLMLVSHSKVEETSKKVSDLELLLETEKCRIQELEEQISTLEKKCVAAEAESKKHSDRVSELEAETKEKEKELSQRLNSVTEEKSNIEDVYRNSIEKLAETENLLEVLRNELNATQQKLESIENNLNAAGLRESEVMEKLKSAEEQLEQQGNVLEQATARSIELESLYDTLKRDSELKLEEATGKFVTGDSEAQTLNEKLKALEDQLKSYEGQIGKPAESFSAVKEELDQVLVKLASSETVNEDLKKKILEAEDKAAHVLSENQQLMDTNMLLKNRVSDLEELLNSAHAEKDASVQQLVSHMNTITELSDQHSRASELQSATEARISETEAKLQEAIQKFTNKESEGKELMAKLHSLEALVKTYEEQAHETATLAETQKMELEQSRKNLTGLEGINSQLKGEVASIGSKLNDLEAKVSAVSAEKSEAVEELKSSNQVIDNLKEQLSSEGQKLQLQEENNLLNETHQASKKELQSVIAHLEEQLKEIKSSEDSLKSQLEVFQAEIHQKSELQSRIKELEDHLASAEAQVKKEKEAMSNKGMEQQATLKSLSEELQAKSKEVLVLQNQVKELEEKLQQADAIKQKDIGGSSSDRKDDVEVKSRDIDIGQMLSTPTKPKSKKKSEVSSTQPSSSESQVQHVEGPAAIPLKFILGVALISVILGIILGVRKYFAHM